The genomic stretch GTCAGCGTGGCGCTGTTGGTGGCCGTGGCGCTATGGGTAGAGCCCGCTGCCGTTCTAGCCGAGGTGACACGCCTAGCGCCCGAGTGGGTGCTGGCGGCGCTGGCGGTCAGCGTACTACAGGTGATACTCAGCGCGTGGCGCTGGCAGTTCACCGCCGGCCGGGTAGATGTGCCGCTGCGCTTTCGGTACGCCCTGCGCGAGTACTACTTGGCGCTGCTGGTCAACCAGCTGCTGCCGGGCGGCGTGTTGGGCGATGCTGGACGTGCCCACCGTCATGCTCGTCAAGCTACGTCCAAGGGTAGCGCTTGGCGGGCGGTGGTGATCGAGCGGGCGTCTGGGCAAATGGCGGTGGCGCTGCTGACCTTGGTGGCACTGCTCACTTCGTCGCTGTGGCACGCTGCTCTGGGCAGTACGGGTCTGCTCGTTCTGGCTGCGGGGGTGGTCGCCTTGATACTGGTGGTTGCCGCGCTGGGAATATGGTGTCGCCGCGAGCGTGGGCCGACGCTGCCGTCCTGGTGCGTCGCGCTGGGGCGGGATGTGCGTCGCGGCCTGCTGGAGCGCCGGGTATGGCCACTGCAGTTGGCCTCGTCGCTGGCCATCGTGATCAGCTACGGACTGGTGATGGTCTGCGCCGCTCGTGCCATTGGCAGCGAGATGCCCGCTCTGGACATCTTGGCGCTGGCACCGGTGCTGCTGCTGGCCATGTTAGTGCCTCTCTCGATTGCCGGTTGGGGGCTGCGGGAAGGAGCCGCAGCGGGTATTTGGGTGCTGGTCGGTCTGCCCGCTGCTCAAGGGGTGGCGATCTCGCTCGCGTATGGCGTGCTGGTGCTGCTCTCCAGCCTGCCGGGCATTTGGGTAGCGTTTGCCAAACGCGCTCACGCAACCCCTTCGTCTGGCTCGACCTCGTTTAACCCAGCCCCGACCGGTGGGTTAGACGGCACCCAGCTCCACGTCGAACAGCATGTCATCGCCACACCGGAACGAGCGCATCGTGGGGCGCAGCGCGCTCTCCAGCGTCTCGATGGGCGTCATTTGCAGGCCGGGCCTGCCGGAGCCGATCAGCAGCGGGGCCACCATCAGGTGCAGACGGTCGACACACTGCGCTTCGATGAACTGAGAAATAGTGACACCGCCGCCTTCTACCAGCACGCGTTTAAGCCCGCGTGTCGCCAGCAGTGCCACGACCGCCGACGGCTCGAACTGCCCGCGGGCGTTCAATGGCAGCACGCAGCGCTCCGCGTGGCTCGGTGCAGGCATCGCGTCTGGCCCGGTGATATGCAGGGTCTCGACGTCACTGCTGCGAAACAGCGCCAAATCGCCTGGCACGCGCCCGCGCGGATCAAGTACCACCCGGGTCGGATGGCAGCCGTGGACGTGGCGTACGGTGAGCTGGGGATTGTCGGCGGCAGCGGTACCCGCACCGACCAGCACCGCATCGGCCAGGGCGCGAAGGCGGTGCAAATGGACGATGCTGTCATGACCGTTGATGTAGTGGGAGTGCCCGCTTTCCGTGGCAATTCGACCATCCAGACTCTGCCCCAACTGGGCGACTACCCAGTGGGGACGCAACGCCAGCGGCGTCAGGCAGTCCAACAGCATCTCGGCCTGAGGCGTCACGGTGTGTGGCGAGTGCCACCGACCGTCGCTGGTGACCGTCAGCGCCGCCGTGCTGGAAATTCTCTCGCGCTGAGCGAGCAGCCACTGCCACGCGGTATCAATATCGATCGAATGGGATGTACTACTGGAGTCGGGCATGACGCCTCCACACTGAAAATAACCTCAGATCATGCGGGGCCATGTTGCCCAACGCAAGCAACCTTTGCCCATATCATTAGGCAACCTGGAGGCCTACATGTATCAAATTGAACGCGCTATTTTCGATATTCGTCGTGGTTTACCGGTCGTGATCAGCAACGGTGAGCAGCGCCTTCTCGTTCAAGCACTAGAGGGCAGCCGTTCGGTGGATACCCTGGCCCATTTATCCGGGGCGCGTCCTGCGCTGGTACTCACCCGCCACCGCTTGGAAGCCATGGGATTATCGCTCACTGCAGAAGCCGCTTGCCTACCGCTGGCGGAGCAGGTGAGCGAACGTGAGCTGCATCAGTTGGCCGTTGCCCACTCCGGCAGCAAACCCAGCGCGCTATTGAGCGGACTGAAACCCGCAGGGGCCGCCGAACGGGGCGCCGTGGCATTAATGCGCCGTGCGCTGCTGATCCCCGCTGCTTTGACCGCAGTGGTCAGCGAAGACGCCCATGCCGATATTGCCGAGCAAATTGCTCAAGGGCGGCTGTTAGAAGTCAAGGCTGACGAGGCGCAGAAGTGCTTGGCGGGCGCACCGGGCATGCTGAAGCGAGTGAGCGAGGCGAGTATTCCGTTGGAAGACGCCCCGAACAGCCGCTTTGTGCTGTTCCGTGAGCCGGATGGCCTGCGCGAGCACGTGGCGGTCGTGATTGGCCAGGTCGAGGCGCTGGAAGGCCCGGTGCCGCTGCGGATGCACTCCGCTTGTTTGACCGGCGATCTGTTTGGCAGCCTGCGCTGCGACTGTGGCGAGCAGCTTCGCAATGCCGTGGCGGATATCCAGGCCATGGGGGGCGGCGTGCTGCTCTATCTGGCCCAAGAGGGGCGTGGCATTGGTCTAGCGAACAAGCTGCGTGCTTACACCCTGCAGGATAGCGGCCTGGATACCGTAGATGCTGATCAGGTGCTGGGGTTTGGCGATGACGAGCGCCAGTACGCCGTGGCAGTGGACATGCTGAATGCACTGAATATCGAGCAAGTGCAGCTACTCACCAATAACCCGCTGAAGATGTCAGCTCTGAAAGAGGGCGGTATCGAGGTGGTGTCCCGCCAGGCATTGTATGGCAGCGTGACGGACCACAACCACCGTTACCTGAGTGCCAAAGCCAACCGGGCGGGCCACTTTTTGGACGAAGTGCTCGAAAGCCGCGGTCGTTAACGTCTGCCCGCCGCGGGTACTTCCAGCGGCGGTAGCTGTGCGGTTTCCGTAACGACTTGGGCAAGCTGCATGGCGTAGTGATCCACGAGGCGTTTACCCAGTGCAGCGTTGGCGTGGCTGGCATCCCCGGCCACGCCGTGCTCGCTTAAATCCTCCCCTAACCAGGCAAAGGCGGCGCTGCCTTCGGGGCTCACCAGCGCGCCTGTCGCAGGAGTGGCAGGGGCGGTGGGGGAATAGCCGTCTAGAGTGACGAGCTGCGGTGCCAGATGCTGCATCATGGCGGTTTCGAGCAGCCCGCCGTGCAGCCCGTAACGCAGCTCATCGGCGTTCATCGCGCCTTCCAGTGGCGGTAGCCGGGTGTAGGTCGCTTTGACCACGCGCATATGGCAGCGCCGCCGGAGTGTGAGGGCCGCTAAATCCATGACGGCTTTATTGCCGCCGTGGCTGTTGATCAGTACGAGCTTGCGAATGCCAGCGCGAGCAATGCTTTCGCCGTAGGCTTCAAGCGTGGCAATGGCCAGCGGGGCGGGTAGGCTCAACGTGCCCGGAAAGCTTGCATGCTCATCGCTGGCGCCCACGGCCATGGCGGGCAGGCACACGACGTCCACGCGAGCATCCTGCGCGTCCAACCGTTCCAGCATCGCCGCCTGCAAGCCTTCACCGATGATGAGGTCGGTGCCCAGCGGTAGATGGGTGCCGTGTTGCTCGATGGCCCCCAGAGTAATGACCGCGACCGGGTCGCGTGGCGATAGGGCGTGAAGCTGAGGAGCGGTCAGGTGCTGCCAGTGATAAACCATGAACATCCCGTTTGCGATAGGGTGATTAACGTGTGTCATCCAAGGGCCGCGCCGGGCTTGGCACACGTGTTTGATAATAGCGCGTGGTCGCTGCGACAGGCGTAAATGTCTCCCGAGGCAAGCTGATCGGCCCCTTCGGCAAGCCATGCGGCCATGGCGTCCGGCGTAAGCTAGGTATCGAAGCGGAACTGGCGCTGCTCACCGGCAATGGCGTTGAAGCGGTAGTCGCCCAGGCGCTGAATCTGCGCTAGGCAAGCGTGACTCACTTCGAGCATGCCCGCCACGAACTCCACGGACAGCGCGGCCACGGGATAGTTAAGCCCCTGCAGCACCTCCGCCTCGAATCCTTCCACGTCGATCTTGATGAATCGAGGCTCGCCGTAGCGGTCGATCAACGCATCCAAAGTGGTCATCTCCACCCGTAGCGTCTCTTCCCAGCGTACTCGCTGGAAGCCCGGGTTACGCTCGCCGACTTGGCGACGCCACTCGGTAGCGAGCGTCGAGAGCGTAGGGTTGCCCACGCTGATGGCAATGTCCGCATGGCCGGGGGCGGGGCCAACCGCCAGAGGCAGTAAGGTGATATGGGGACTTTTTAGCAGCCGTTGAAACCATTTGGCCAGCGCTGGCTGGGGTTCTAGCGCAATGACCTGCGCCCCCAGTGACTGAAAGGCGGCACTGCGGTCGCCCAAATGCGCGCCAATATCGAAGGCGATATCGCCCGGTGCTAAAAAGGGCTGGTAGAGCCGCTTCAAACTGCGCTGCCGCCCAGGCCGCCAGTATATGAACAAGGAGCGGGCCAAGCCGCTGGCACTACGAAGCTGTTGAAGCGTAGAGGGCATCTAATGGGGCTCCTTCGCCCGGGAAACGGCTGGCTCTTGAGAGGACTTGCCGGGTTTTAACAGTTGGCAAGGCATATCGCCATACAGCTCGTTGGGGGGCACGTTCAGCGTGAGATCGCCACGGGTATCCAGCGCTTGAGAGCTGCGCGCCGTCAGGTCGGCAAAGTCCTTGAGCAGTGCCGGTGTCAGGCTAATGCTGGGCGTGTGCAGCAGCCCTAGCCGGTGGCTGACCACGCCGCCCCAGGTGCCGCTGCTTGAGTATTTTACCAGCGGGGCAGCGGCCACGAGGCCAAGCCAAGCGGGGGTCAGCCAACCAAACGCCGATGGAGAGAACAGCGCCATCAGGCTTGCCCACAGCACCCCACAGAGCGTCATCCACCCAGTATGCCGCCAGGTTTCACGCCAGCTCAACGAGCGCTCGCCCCGGTGCTGAGTTTGCCAGTCGATGGCGCGGCCAATCAGCACGTTGATGATGAACAAGCTGTGCCACGCCATCATCAGCGGCGCAATCAGCGCGGCAAACACGATCTCGAGCAGCGTGCTGGCCACCAGCTTGAAGCGCCCGCCAAAGGCGTGGGGGCATTGGCAGATAGTCAGCAGTAATCCGAGCAGCTTGGGAGCCATCAGCATGCCTAGCGTGGTACTCAATAGCCATAGGGATAGCGCCTTGGGCAACAGTGGCTCTGTGGCACCGTCGAGTGCGTGGTAGCCCACCATGAGGCTGGTGCACACTAGCAATCCCAGCCACACCAGAGAGGATAAGTAGGCAAATGCACCAAAGAAGAAGTGCAGGCGACTGATGATGTGGAAGCCAGCGCCCGTCAATAGGCGCAGGTGCTGGAGGTTGCCCTGGAGCCAGCGCCGGTCGCGCTTGGCAAAATCGAGCAGATTGCTGGGCATGGCTTCGAAGCTGTTGCGCGACGCGCTGGCATGGGGGTTGTGCCGGGAGAGCGCCGCCGTTGCCGAGGTATCCAGCAGTACTTGCCAGCCGCCACGCCTTAGCAGGGCCGCTTCTACGAAATCGTGGCTTAAAAGCTCGCCCCCAAGCGGCGGTTTGCCCGACAGCGTTGGCAGCCCTGCGTGGGCCATGAAGGCGCGGGTACGAATGATCGCATTGTGTCCCCAGTAATTGGCGGCGTCGCCCTGCCAAAAACTCTGGCCCGCTGCCAGCATGGGGCTGTACAGCGCCGAGGCAAGCTGGGTAAAACGGCCAAACAGCGTGCGTTGCCCCACGGGAATGGGCACGGTTTGAATCAGCCCTACGGTGGGGTAGCGCTGCATTTGATGCACCATGTGCAGCAGGGTGTCGCCGCTCATCAGGCTATCGGCATCCAGCACGATCATATAGTCGTAGCGGCGGCCCCAGCGGCGGCAGAAGTCGGCAATATTGCCCGCTTTGCGCCCGTGATTGTTGGGGCGACGGCGGTAATGCACCGCGAGCTGCCCCGCCAAGCGCTGCTGTAGCGCGGCCACGTGAGCGGCTTCTTCGTCAGCTTGGGCGGGGTCTTGGGTATCGCTGAGAATGAACACTTCGAAGTGCTGACCGATCACGCGCGCGGTGTCTTCGTCCTGTGCACTGGGCTGCTGAAGCAGCGAGCGGCAGGTGGCTTCAAGACCCGCCATCGTGGGAATCGGGGGTTCGGCGTAAATCGGCATGACCAGCGCCGTGCGGCTGACCAAACGGCTGGCGGTTGGGCGCTCTGTCGTCACGCGTTTGAGACTGAGGGGGTCAAGGCGTAACGCGCAGATCACGAAACCACAGACGGCTCCCCAAAAGGCCAGCGCAATCCAGCTAAAGGTGAGGCCAAACAGCGTCAGCATGGCGATTTGCCAACCCAGCGCAAGGTTGTCGACCACGTGGACCATCGCTAGACAGCCTACGATGCTGGACCCGATGACCAGCGTGGCCAGCAGCGCACGCCGAGCGTTGAGCCACGGGATGGAGGGCGTCAGCGTAGGCACATCACGCATCGGGATACCACACGTAGTTCCAGGTCTCGGTTACGGGCTCACCGTCGCGCATCAGGCGCAGACGGATATCGCTGGGCTGGCGGCTGGGAGGCAGCCTGAACGTGGCGCGTCGACCGCTATTGGGCAGCACTTTGACCTGGGGCAGTAACGCTTCGCCCTCTCGCACGCTGATATCCAGCGTGAGTTCCGCATCGGCCGACAGTGCCTCCAAAGTACCGCCGGCAAAATCGACCACGAACTGGCGCTGCTCGGCGGAAGGCGAGTCCGCTTCACCCGGCACGGCGGCGCTGCCGTGACGGGTGCGAATCACTTTCCCCAGAGCGTGCCCTTCAGGCTGTTCGTTCAGGGCATAGGTGCGGTAGTGCAGGCGCTGAGTGTCGCCAGCCTTAAGCGTGTCCTCAGCGACCCAGTAGGCCACGATGTTGTCGTGGGTTTCGTCCGGCGTGGGAATTTCCACCAGCTCAACGTGACCTTTGCCCCACGCCTCCAGCGGCTCGACCCACTGGCTGGGGCGGCGGTGGTAGTTGGCCTCTAGATCGAGGTAGCGATCAAAGTCGCGCTCGCGCTGCATGAGGCCAAACCCTTGGGGTGCATCATCGGTAAAGCTTGAAACGCGTACGGCCGATGGGTTGCTCAGCGGTCGCCAGATCCATTCGCCTTGCCCGGTATGCATCAGCAGGCCATCGGAGTCATGAACCTGAGGGCGGAAGTCATCCGGCCGTTGGGCGCTCGCTTCCCCAAAGGTGAACATGCTGGTCAGCGGGGCGATCCCGACTTTTTCGATATCGTCACGGGCAAAGATCTCGGCTTCTATTTCCGCTTCGGTGTGCTCGCCGGGAGTGAGGGTGAAGCGGTAGGCACCGCTCAGCGACGGGCTATCCATCAATGCCATCAGCGTGACGCTCTCGGCGTCGCTGTCTGGTGTGACCAACCAAAACTCGCGAAAGGCCGGGAACTCTTCGCCTTGAGACGAGGCGGTGTTGATCGCCAACCCTCGTGTGGATAACCCGTAGGCTTGATGCTGGCCAACCAGACGAAAGTAGCTGGCGCCGAGAAAGACGGCGAATTCATCCGCGTAGTCGGGATTATTGAGCGGATAGTGGAGACGAAAACCGGCGTGTCCGCTGCCGCTCAAATCATGTTCGAGCAGTTCGCTGGCGTCGCCATCGTAGCGAAAATCGTCGGTGGTAAAGTCGAGAGGGACGACGTCGCCATTCTCGACCATGTTCAGCGCTACCGGCGTTTGAAATAGAAACCCGCTGTGGAAGAGCTGTAGGCTAAAGGGGCTGTCGTCGTGCCAGTAGGCACGTTCGGGATTGAAGCGAATTTGCCGGTAGCCATCGTAGTTAAGCGATTGCAGTGCCTCGGGCAGTGAAGACTCGGGCGCTTCATAGGGGGCATTGGCTAACTGTTGGGCACGCGCCACGACCTGTTGAAATACGGCGTCTTCGCTAGCGGTGGCGGGCAGGGCGAGTGCCCAACTCAGTGATAACATCCATTTTGCAGTCCTACGACAACCCATGGGCGAGTTCCTTTCGTGACCTGATAGAGTGGACAACACGTCATTGTGTGAAATATTTAAACAAAAACTATACGCTTAACAAGCTGGGTCAAACATTAAGATTAAACGCAGCGACGCGCGTACGCCGTCAATCGGTTATACCGCTGATGCTCTCTACAACGCTAGTGGTGGAATGAATGCTTCGTCTCCTTGTCACGGCCTGTGCGCTGAACGTGCTATTGGTCGCCCCGTTGTGGTGGCGTTTTGGCACGCTATCGCCTTTGATCGCATGGGAAGCATGGGTCATCGCCTCCGCCATGCTGCTATTACCCCCTGGCCCATGGCGGCGCTGGGTGGGTATCGGGGTCGTTAGTGCCCTGGCACTGGCTACGGCGGCCAATTTGGGGGAGGCGGCGACTTATACGGCGTTTGGGCGGCCGCTCAACCTCTACCTGGATGTGCCGCTGGTACGCTCCATTTACCACCTGCTAGTGGGTAATGTAGGCCAACTGGCGGCAATTTTCCTGATGCTGCTAGGCGGTATGCTGCTCCTTGGCTTGCTGTGGCTGATGCTGCGCCTATTACTGCCTGCTCGCCCCCCTAAGCGCCGAGGTGGGGTGGTTGTCACAGCCAGCGTGTTGCTGGTGGGTAGCTTAGGTATGAGCATTTTAGAGGCGAATCACCACCGCTTGGTTCCCCATGCCGCGCTGCCGATGGTCACGACCTCCCGTTTTCAATGGGCGCAGATCCTCGATACCCATCGGGCCCGGCAGGCATTCAGTGAGCAGTTAGAAGCGTCTCCGTTAGCGGCGCAGGCCTTGCCAGGCTTGGCTGGACGGAACGTACTGCTGACGTTCATCGAGTCCTACGGCGTGTCTGCTCTCGATGATCCGCGCTATAACCGAACGCTGCTGCTTACGTTGGAAGACCTTAAGCGTCGGTTATCCAACCGTGGCCTGCACGTGGTGTCGGGGCTGGTGGAATCCCCCATCCGCGGTGGGCAGTCGTGGCTTGCCCATGCGACGACGCTGAGTGGCCGCTGGATCGACAATCAGCTCTGGTATCGGCTGATGCTGGAGAGCGGCCACTCGACGATGATCGATGACTTTCATGCCACCGGTCAGCGCACACTCAGCGTGATGCCCGCGATTACGTTGGCGTGGCCAGAGGGGCAGGCCTACGGCTTCGACCAAATCGCCGCAGCGAAGGATATCCCCTACGCCGGGCCGCCGCTCAACTGGGTGACCATGCCGGATCAATTTACCCTGGACTATACCCAGCGCGAGCTATTGGGCGACGAGCCGGTCTTTGCGCAACTCGCGCTGATTTCCAGCCATGCGCCCTGGACGCCGGTGCTCCCGGTGCTGGAAAACTGGTCGCTGGTGGGTGATGGGAGTATCTATGCGCCCTGGGAAAACGCAGGCGATCCGCCCGAAGTGATTTGGCGAGATTTGGAGCGAATTCGCGATCACTACGCGTGGTCGGTGGACTACGCTGTTAGCGTGACCGGGCGCTGGGCCGCGCGAGTGGCCGATGAGCAGACGCTGCTGATTGTCTTGGGCGACCATCAGCCCGCACCGCTGATTACCGGCGATGACGCCAGTGCCGCGGTTCCGGTGCATATCATTAGCGGCGACCCGGCGTTGCTGGCACCGTTTAAACAGCGCGGTTTCGTGGAGGGTATGCTGCCTCCACTAGCGCGCCCGCAGGATGCGCCGCGAATGAGCCAGCTGCGCCACTGGCTGCAGCAGGACTTTGGCCCCTCGGCACTATCACCAAGGACGACACCATGATTCAACCGGTTATTTTGAGCGGTGGCAGCGGCACCCGGCTTTGGCCGCTCTCCCGAGAGCAGATGCCCAAACAGTTTTTGCGCTTAACCGGCGAACAGAGCCTGCTTCAGCAAACGCTCACTCGCCTTGAGGGCTTGACGACGCTACCGCCGATGCTGATGGGGCACCATTCGCACCGATTTTTGATGGCCGAACAGCTGCGTGAAGCCCAGCAGGAGGGCCAGATCGTGCTAGAGCCAGCAGGGCGCAATACCGCCCCGGCGATTGCCTGCGCGGCCCTGTTGGCGCGGCAATCCGGCGAAGACCCGCTGCTGCTGGTGCTACCCGCTGACCACGTTATTGGCGATGCAGCGGCGTTTATCGATAGCGTGCGGCGTGCCGAACCGCTCGCAGAGCAGGGTTATCTCGTGACCTTTGGCGTGGTGCCGACCCATCCAGAGACCGGTTACGGCTACATTGCCTGCGGTGACGCGTTGGGGGAGGGTCACCATCTGGCAGCATTCATCGAAAAACCCGCGTTGGAGCATGCCAAAGCGCTGCTTGAGCAGGGTGACACGCTCTGGAATAGCGGCATGTTTTTGCTGCGCGCCTCCCGCTATTTGGCGGAGCTTGAACGGCTTCAGCCTGACATGCTGGCCGCCTGCCAAGAGGCGGTGGCGTGTGCCCATCGTGATCTGGACTTTCTGCGCTTGGACGAACAGGCGTTTCAGCGCTGCCCTAGCGAATCGATCGATTACGCGGTCATGGAGCACTGTGCGCAGGCAGCCGTGGTGCCTTTAGACGCTCAGTGGAGCGATATTGGCAGCTTTGATGCGCTGATGGCGACGCACATCCCGGATACGGCTGGCAACGTGGTGACAGGCGATGGCGTACTGAGCGATACCCGCCGCTCGCTCGTGGTGGCGAACCACCGCTTAGTCGCCACGCTGGGTGTTGAAGACCTGATTGTGGTGGAAACCTCAGACAGCGTACTGGTGGCGCATCGAGACCAAGCGCAGGGCGTTAAACAGCTCGTGGCGGCGCTAAGCCAAGCGGGGCGCAGCGAGCCGCATACTTCGCCGCAGGTACATCGCCCTTGGGGCAGCTTTCAAGCCATGGACAACGGCGAGCGCTACCAAGTGAAGCATATTACCGTGCGTCCTGGGGCGCGGCTTTCGCTGCAGCGCCACCATCATCGCGCCGAACACTGGGTGGTGGTCAGCGGCACGGCCAAGGTCACGGTGGACGAGCGCACGTTTTTGGTCAGCGAAAACCAGTCCACTTACATCCCCATTGGCGCGCTACACCGCCTGGAGAATCCGGGAAAAATTCCGCTGGAACTGATCGAAGTGCAGTCCGGTAGCTACCTGGGCGAGGATGACATCGAACGACTGGATGACGTGTACGCGCGCCACAGCGACGAGTAATGGAGCGTACCTACCAGAGCCAGCTACCCGGCCGTGCCGGTGGCTGGCCTTTACGCACCGCCACCCAGCCGATAATGCAGCGCACGCCGAGCCATACCACCAGCAGCGGCCAGAGTAGCGTGCCGATAAAGATCAGGCTCAGGGTAAACGTGACGATAAAGTAGAGGCTGCCGATCCAGAACGTGCGGATCAAATAGCGGTAGTGCGCCTGCAGCCAGGGGGCCGCTTCTTTACGGTAGACATAGGCAATGATCACACCAATCAACAGGGTGACGTTGGCCGTGACGAGCCCTGCCAAATAAAGCGCATAAATAATTTGTGGCGGACGCGTATCCTCTTTGGGGAGGTATCGTTCAGTCATGGCCATCCTCGCTAGTAGAGACGGAAGTCGTTGGCATTAGGCAGCCCTTGCTGCTCTTCCACCACTTTGCGGTAGCGTTTGTACTCCCACTGATACTGCGCTGGGTCCAGCGCAATGGAAGCTTCGACGCTGGCATTTACGCCGGTGGCGGACGTGGCATCCTCCTCGCTATACACCTGCTCGTCGGCATCGAGAAAGTGAATCTCGAAGCCTTTGCCAGGAATGCGCAGAGCCACACCGGTGACTACCCGCGCTTGGGTGCGCGCCACCAGCTTGGGTAACAGCGTGGCGGTATAGGCATCGCGGCCATAGAACGGCGCAAACACGCCGCTGCCCCAATCCGGCTCTTGGTCCGGCAAAATACCAATCGCCTC from Halomonas meridiana encodes the following:
- a CDS encoding RibD family protein codes for the protein MPDSSSTSHSIDIDTAWQWLLAQRERISSTAALTVTSDGRWHSPHTVTPQAEMLLDCLTPLALRPHWVVAQLGQSLDGRIATESGHSHYINGHDSIVHLHRLRALADAVLVGAGTAAADNPQLTVRHVHGCHPTRVVLDPRGRVPGDLALFRSSDVETLHITGPDAMPAPSHAERCVLPLNARGQFEPSAVVALLATRGLKRVLVEGGGVTISQFIEAQCVDRLHLMVAPLLIGSGRPGLQMTPIETLESALRPTMRSFRCGDDMLFDVELGAV
- the ribA gene encoding GTP cyclohydrolase II RibA → MYQIERAIFDIRRGLPVVISNGEQRLLVQALEGSRSVDTLAHLSGARPALVLTRHRLEAMGLSLTAEAACLPLAEQVSERELHQLAVAHSGSKPSALLSGLKPAGAAERGAVALMRRALLIPAALTAVVSEDAHADIAEQIAQGRLLEVKADEAQKCLAGAPGMLKRVSEASIPLEDAPNSRFVLFREPDGLREHVAVVIGQVEALEGPVPLRMHSACLTGDLFGSLRCDCGEQLRNAVADIQAMGGGVLLYLAQEGRGIGLANKLRAYTLQDSGLDTVDADQVLGFGDDERQYAVAVDMLNALNIEQVQLLTNNPLKMSALKEGGIEVVSRQALYGSVTDHNHRYLSAKANRAGHFLDEVLESRGR
- a CDS encoding creatininase family protein, translating into MVYHWQHLTAPQLHALSPRDPVAVITLGAIEQHGTHLPLGTDLIIGEGLQAAMLERLDAQDARVDVVCLPAMAVGASDEHASFPGTLSLPAPLAIATLEAYGESIARAGIRKLVLINSHGGNKAVMDLAALTLRRRCHMRVVKATYTRLPPLEGAMNADELRYGLHGGLLETAMMQHLAPQLVTLDGYSPTAPATPATGALVSPEGSAAFAWLGEDLSEHGVAGDASHANAALGKRLVDHYAMQLAQVVTETAQLPPLEVPAAGRR
- a CDS encoding FkbM family methyltransferase, giving the protein MPSTLQQLRSASGLARSLFIYWRPGRQRSLKRLYQPFLAPGDIAFDIGAHLGDRSAAFQSLGAQVIALEPQPALAKWFQRLLKSPHITLLPLAVGPAPGHADIAISVGNPTLSTLATEWRRQVGERNPGFQRVRWEETLRVEMTTLDALIDRYGEPRFIKIDVEGFEAEVLQGLNYPVAALSVEFVAGMLEVSHACLAQIQRLGDYRFNAIAGEQRQFRFDT
- the mdoH gene encoding glucans biosynthesis glucosyltransferase MdoH; protein product: MRDVPTLTPSIPWLNARRALLATLVIGSSIVGCLAMVHVVDNLALGWQIAMLTLFGLTFSWIALAFWGAVCGFVICALRLDPLSLKRVTTERPTASRLVSRTALVMPIYAEPPIPTMAGLEATCRSLLQQPSAQDEDTARVIGQHFEVFILSDTQDPAQADEEAAHVAALQQRLAGQLAVHYRRRPNNHGRKAGNIADFCRRWGRRYDYMIVLDADSLMSGDTLLHMVHQMQRYPTVGLIQTVPIPVGQRTLFGRFTQLASALYSPMLAAGQSFWQGDAANYWGHNAIIRTRAFMAHAGLPTLSGKPPLGGELLSHDFVEAALLRRGGWQVLLDTSATAALSRHNPHASASRNSFEAMPSNLLDFAKRDRRWLQGNLQHLRLLTGAGFHIISRLHFFFGAFAYLSSLVWLGLLVCTSLMVGYHALDGATEPLLPKALSLWLLSTTLGMLMAPKLLGLLLTICQCPHAFGGRFKLVASTLLEIVFAALIAPLMMAWHSLFIINVLIGRAIDWQTQHRGERSLSWRETWRHTGWMTLCGVLWASLMALFSPSAFGWLTPAWLGLVAAAPLVKYSSSGTWGGVVSHRLGLLHTPSISLTPALLKDFADLTARSSQALDTRGDLTLNVPPNELYGDMPCQLLKPGKSSQEPAVSRAKEPH
- a CDS encoding glucan biosynthesis protein; this encodes MLSLSWALALPATASEDAVFQQVVARAQQLANAPYEAPESSLPEALQSLNYDGYRQIRFNPERAYWHDDSPFSLQLFHSGFLFQTPVALNMVENGDVVPLDFTTDDFRYDGDASELLEHDLSGSGHAGFRLHYPLNNPDYADEFAVFLGASYFRLVGQHQAYGLSTRGLAINTASSQGEEFPAFREFWLVTPDSDAESVTLMALMDSPSLSGAYRFTLTPGEHTEAEIEAEIFARDDIEKVGIAPLTSMFTFGEASAQRPDDFRPQVHDSDGLLMHTGQGEWIWRPLSNPSAVRVSSFTDDAPQGFGLMQRERDFDRYLDLEANYHRRPSQWVEPLEAWGKGHVELVEIPTPDETHDNIVAYWVAEDTLKAGDTQRLHYRTYALNEQPEGHALGKVIRTRHGSAAVPGEADSPSAEQRQFVVDFAGGTLEALSADAELTLDISVREGEALLPQVKVLPNSGRRATFRLPPSRQPSDIRLRLMRDGEPVTETWNYVWYPDA
- a CDS encoding alkaline phosphatase, which translates into the protein MLRLLVTACALNVLLVAPLWWRFGTLSPLIAWEAWVIASAMLLLPPGPWRRWVGIGVVSALALATAANLGEAATYTAFGRPLNLYLDVPLVRSIYHLLVGNVGQLAAIFLMLLGGMLLLGLLWLMLRLLLPARPPKRRGGVVVTASVLLVGSLGMSILEANHHRLVPHAALPMVTTSRFQWAQILDTHRARQAFSEQLEASPLAAQALPGLAGRNVLLTFIESYGVSALDDPRYNRTLLLTLEDLKRRLSNRGLHVVSGLVESPIRGGQSWLAHATTLSGRWIDNQLWYRLMLESGHSTMIDDFHATGQRTLSVMPAITLAWPEGQAYGFDQIAAAKDIPYAGPPLNWVTMPDQFTLDYTQRELLGDEPVFAQLALISSHAPWTPVLPVLENWSLVGDGSIYAPWENAGDPPEVIWRDLERIRDHYAWSVDYAVSVTGRWAARVADEQTLLIVLGDHQPAPLITGDDASAAVPVHIISGDPALLAPFKQRGFVEGMLPPLARPQDAPRMSQLRHWLQQDFGPSALSPRTTP
- a CDS encoding mannose-1-phosphate guanylyltransferase/mannose-6-phosphate isomerase, whose amino-acid sequence is MIQPVILSGGSGTRLWPLSREQMPKQFLRLTGEQSLLQQTLTRLEGLTTLPPMLMGHHSHRFLMAEQLREAQQEGQIVLEPAGRNTAPAIACAALLARQSGEDPLLLVLPADHVIGDAAAFIDSVRRAEPLAEQGYLVTFGVVPTHPETGYGYIACGDALGEGHHLAAFIEKPALEHAKALLEQGDTLWNSGMFLLRASRYLAELERLQPDMLAACQEAVACAHRDLDFLRLDEQAFQRCPSESIDYAVMEHCAQAAVVPLDAQWSDIGSFDALMATHIPDTAGNVVTGDGVLSDTRRSLVVANHRLVATLGVEDLIVVETSDSVLVAHRDQAQGVKQLVAALSQAGRSEPHTSPQVHRPWGSFQAMDNGERYQVKHITVRPGARLSLQRHHHRAEHWVVVSGTAKVTVDERTFLVSENQSTYIPIGALHRLENPGKIPLELIEVQSGSYLGEDDIERLDDVYARHSDE
- a CDS encoding DUF4870 domain-containing protein — translated: MTERYLPKEDTRPPQIIYALYLAGLVTANVTLLIGVIIAYVYRKEAAPWLQAHYRYLIRTFWIGSLYFIVTFTLSLIFIGTLLWPLLVVWLGVRCIIGWVAVRKGQPPARPGSWLW